The genome window TGATGAACGTCGGCCAGGATAGCTGGGGGCTGGAAATGGAAGATGGAGTGATCATGAACGGCGATAAGGCCGAACACGTTAAAGAAGCCGCGGCGGTGATCGGGCGTTACTGCGACGTAATCGGCATTCGTGCGTTTGCGGGCCTACAGGATCGGGAAAAAGATTATAGCGAACAGGTATTAAGCCAATTTAAAAAATACGCGGACGTGCCTCTTGTAAACCTCGAATCAGCAACGCGCCATCCGTTGCAGTCTTTGGCGGACTGCATAACAATTGAAGAATTTAAAACGAAAAAACGCCCAAAGGTGGTGCTGACCTGGCTGCCACACTTCAAAGCCCTGCCGCAGGCGGTTGCCAATTCATTTTGCGAATGGATGAATCACCGGGATGTTGAACTGGTCGTAACCCATCCGGAAGGGTATGAGCTAGCCCCCGAATTTGTTGGCGATGCCTACGTGACACACAACCAGGCGGAAGCGTTTGAAGGCGCGGATTTCATTTATGGTAAAAACTGGTCTTCCTACACGCAATACGGAAAGGTACTGACGCAGGATTCGTCCTGGATGATGACAATGGATAAATTGGAACGTACCGATAACGGTAAATTCATGCATTGTCTGCCCGTGCGCCGGAACATGAAAGTAACTGATGAAGTATTGGATAGCCCGCAATCACTTGTTATTGAACAAGCTGCCAATCGCGAATGGTCGGCGCAGGCTGTGTTGACGGAGATTTTACAAAGCTTATGAATACCCTCACTGTTATAAAAATAGGCGGGAATGTTATTGACAATTCCGACGCCTTAAAACGCTTCCTCACTGGTTTTGATACCCTGCCAAACGACAAGATACTGATTCACGGCGGTGGAAAGGTGGCTACGCAGGTGGCCGAAAAGCTGGGGGTGCAAACCACCATGGTTGAGGGGCGTCG of Tellurirhabdus bombi contains these proteins:
- a CDS encoding N-acetylornithine carbamoyltransferase, which encodes MTDFLSIQDVTSIDSLIQEGLNAKQNPFANQHLGQRKTMGLIFFNSSLRTRLSTQKAAQNLGMNVMVMNVGQDSWGLEMEDGVIMNGDKAEHVKEAAAVIGRYCDVIGIRAFAGLQDREKDYSEQVLSQFKKYADVPLVNLESATRHPLQSLADCITIEEFKTKKRPKVVLTWLPHFKALPQAVANSFCEWMNHRDVELVVTHPEGYELAPEFVGDAYVTHNQAEAFEGADFIYGKNWSSYTQYGKVLTQDSSWMMTMDKLERTDNGKFMHCLPVRRNMKVTDEVLDSPQSLVIEQAANREWSAQAVLTEILQSL